One window of the Klebsiella oxytoca genome contains the following:
- a CDS encoding kinase inhibitor translates to MKLISHDLQDGEKLPNRHVFNGMGYDGDNISPHLAWDEVPAGTKSFVVTCFDPDAPTGSGWWHWLVANLPADTRVLPQGAGSGQAELPEEAIQTRTDFGQAGYGGAAPPKGETHRYIFTVHALDVDKIDVDEGASGAMVGFNVHFHSLGSASITALFS, encoded by the coding sequence TCAGTCATGATTTGCAGGATGGCGAGAAGCTGCCTAATCGTCATGTCTTCAACGGCATGGGCTACGATGGCGATAATATTTCACCGCACCTGGCGTGGGATGAGGTCCCGGCCGGCACTAAAAGCTTTGTGGTGACCTGTTTTGATCCCGATGCCCCGACCGGTTCCGGCTGGTGGCACTGGCTGGTGGCCAACCTTCCGGCCGATACCCGCGTGTTACCGCAAGGAGCTGGCTCCGGCCAGGCCGAACTGCCGGAAGAGGCCATCCAGACCCGTACCGATTTTGGTCAGGCGGGATACGGCGGCGCGGCGCCGCCGAAGGGCGAGACCCACCGTTATATCTTTACCGTCCACGCGCTGGACGTCGATAAAATTGATGTTGATGAGGGCGCAAGCGGCGCGATGGTAGGCTTTAACGTCCATTTCCACAGCCTCGGCAGCGCGTCGATTACCGCCCTGTTTAGCTAA